From a region of the Bradyrhizobium sp. KBS0727 genome:
- the yajC gene encoding preprotein translocase subunit YajC codes for MLITPAYAQAAAGGDANSMLMSLLPFALIFVIMYFLILRPQQKKVKDHAELVKNIRRGDTVVTSGGLVGKVTKVVDDDQIEFEISDGVRVRQMRQMISGVRAKGEPAKEKTEAAKDETSAS; via the coding sequence ATGCTGATTACCCCTGCGTACGCCCAGGCTGCAGCCGGTGGCGATGCCAACAGCATGTTGATGTCACTGCTGCCGTTCGCGCTGATCTTCGTGATCATGTACTTCCTGATTCTGCGGCCGCAGCAGAAGAAGGTGAAGGACCATGCCGAACTGGTGAAGAACATCCGCCGCGGCGACACCGTCGTCACCTCCGGCGGCCTGGTCGGCAAGGTGACCAAGGTGGTGGACGACGACCAGATCGAGTTCGAGATTTCGGACGGCGTCCGGGTGCGGCAGATGCGGCAGATGATTTCGGGCGTCCGTGCCAAGGGCGAACCGGCCAAGGAAAAGACGGAAGCTGCCAAGGACGAGACGTCCGCGAGCTAA
- a CDS encoding ATP-binding protein — protein MSKRAKKTTPRAASKAASRAPAKTATKRPAKPSNDASAERIAMALEAIAGHLSAASPAAGTAESFGATDAFVWHPDGRLAPVPRVSRVDLGLLKGIDRMRDILIENTERFADGLPANNALLWGARGMGKSSLVKATHANINIDRKPADRLKLIEIHREDIESLPGLMDRLRNSSFRFIVFCDDLSFDGNDASYKSLKAVLEGGIEGRPDNVILYATSNRRHLLARDMIENERSTAINPGEAVEEKVSLSDRFGLWLGFHRCSQDEYLAMVRGYCSHFGIKIADHELEREALEWSTTRGSRSGRVAWQFTQELAGRLGVRLTGK, from the coding sequence ATGTCAAAAAGAGCCAAGAAAACAACGCCCCGCGCCGCCTCCAAGGCGGCCTCTCGGGCACCAGCAAAAACCGCGACAAAACGTCCGGCAAAGCCCTCGAACGACGCCAGTGCCGAGCGGATTGCCATGGCGCTGGAAGCTATCGCAGGCCACCTATCCGCGGCTTCGCCCGCGGCCGGGACCGCTGAGTCGTTCGGCGCAACCGACGCCTTTGTCTGGCACCCGGATGGACGGCTGGCGCCGGTCCCGCGCGTCAGCCGCGTCGACCTCGGCCTGCTCAAGGGGATCGACCGGATGCGCGACATCCTGATCGAGAACACCGAGCGGTTCGCCGACGGCCTGCCCGCCAACAACGCGCTGCTCTGGGGCGCGCGCGGCATGGGCAAATCGTCGCTGGTGAAGGCAACCCATGCCAATATCAATATCGACCGCAAGCCGGCCGACCGGCTCAAGCTGATCGAGATTCACCGCGAGGACATCGAGAGCCTGCCCGGCCTGATGGACCGCCTGCGCAACTCCTCGTTCCGTTTCATCGTGTTCTGCGACGACCTCTCCTTCGACGGCAACGACGCCTCCTACAAGTCGCTGAAGGCGGTGCTGGAAGGCGGCATCGAGGGCCGTCCCGACAATGTCATCCTCTACGCCACCTCGAACCGCCGCCACCTTTTGGCGCGCGACATGATCGAGAACGAGCGCTCGACCGCGATCAATCCGGGCGAAGCGGTCGAGGAAAAAGTGTCGCTGTCGGACCGCTTTGGTCTGTGGCTCGGCTTTCACCGCTGCAGCCAGGACGAATATCTCGCGATGGTGCGCGGCTATTGCAGCCATTTCGGCATCAAGATCGCCGACCACGAGCTGGAGCGCGAGGCGCTGGAGTGGTCGACCACGCGCGGTTCGCGTTCGGGCCGGGTCGCGTGGCAGTTCACGCAGGAACTGGCGGGCCGGCTCGGTGTAAGGCTGACGGGGAAGTAG
- a CDS encoding integrase core domain-containing protein, with the protein MRDNSYDRTIERNYLQKWRFLIPEYEAVKAGRSGTFRRVGDFYRHHGTCSQTFRKYYNRYLRSGAEADLLPQRRGPKWRERREPEGIEAEIVACRHRGMNRYEIHAALRERRDTLPSPSTIYRVLKRYQLNRRTPAMREEKRRIIKDKLGELGHVDLHQLPRDMFLAPPSSSAYIVSLLDSCSRLAWAEVITSKKALPVMFRTLKMINTLNVTYGLVFAEILSDNGSEFASRNHPEEHPFEAMLLELGIKHRYTRPYRPQTNGKVERFWRTIDDDVIDGATFDNLDHFANELFEYLIYYNNHRPHQALGGQTPKDFASTKTQATQSAN; encoded by the coding sequence ATGCGCGACAACAGCTATGACCGGACGATTGAGCGCAATTACCTTCAGAAATGGCGGTTTCTGATCCCGGAGTATGAGGCGGTGAAGGCTGGCCGATCGGGCACATTTCGCCGGGTCGGCGATTTTTACCGTCATCACGGGACGTGCTCGCAGACCTTCCGGAAATATTACAACCGATATCTACGGAGCGGCGCGGAGGCTGACCTACTGCCGCAGCGCCGCGGGCCGAAGTGGCGCGAGCGGCGCGAACCGGAAGGTATCGAGGCCGAGATCGTCGCCTGCCGCCACCGTGGCATGAACCGTTACGAGATCCATGCCGCCTTGCGCGAGCGGCGCGATACGCTACCTTCGCCATCGACCATCTATCGGGTCCTGAAACGCTATCAGCTGAACCGCCGCACCCCGGCGATGCGTGAGGAGAAGCGCCGCATTATCAAGGACAAGCTCGGCGAATTGGGCCATGTCGATCTGCATCAGCTACCGCGTGACATGTTCCTCGCGCCACCCTCAAGCTCGGCCTACATTGTAAGCTTGCTCGATAGCTGCTCGCGGCTGGCCTGGGCCGAGGTCATCACCTCGAAGAAGGCGCTGCCGGTCATGTTCAGGACGCTGAAGATGATCAACACGCTCAACGTCACTTACGGACTGGTCTTCGCTGAAATCCTGTCCGACAACGGCTCCGAATTCGCCTCCCGCAATCACCCTGAAGAGCACCCCTTCGAGGCCATGCTGCTCGAACTCGGCATCAAGCACCGTTACACAAGACCCTACCGGCCGCAGACCAACGGCAAGGTCGAACGCTTCTGGCGCACCATCGACGACGACGTCATCGACGGCGCGACCTTCGACAACCTAGATCACTTCGCCAACGAGCTCTTCGAGTATCTGATCTACTACAACAACCACAGACCTCATCAGGCCCTTGGCGGACAGACCCCGAAAGACTTCGCTTCGACCAAAACTCAAGCCACTCAATCAGCGAATTAG
- a CDS encoding protein-L-isoaspartate(D-aspartate) O-methyltransferase yields the protein MFQLTLRRRGISDQAVLRTMEEVPREVFVAVADRGYAYRDSALGIACGQTISQPFVVAYMTEQLQLRKHHKVLEIGTGSGYQAAVLSRLCGHVFTIERYRTLADSARARLEKLGYHNIEVMFGDGFDIPPGAGDFDRIIVTAAMEKIPDSLLQRLEPGGILIAPVGPHHGTQTLVRVTRTDSGFDSRELVDVRFVPALPGIAREL from the coding sequence ATGTTCCAGCTCACCCTGCGGCGGCGGGGGATCAGCGATCAGGCCGTCCTGCGGACCATGGAGGAGGTGCCGCGCGAGGTGTTCGTCGCGGTCGCCGACCGAGGCTACGCCTATCGCGACAGCGCCCTCGGCATCGCTTGCGGGCAGACCATCAGCCAGCCCTTTGTGGTCGCCTACATGACCGAGCAGTTGCAGCTCCGGAAGCATCACAAGGTGCTCGAGATCGGCACCGGCTCCGGTTACCAGGCCGCCGTGCTGTCGCGGCTCTGCGGGCACGTCTTTACCATCGAGCGCTACCGGACACTGGCCGACAGCGCGCGCGCCCGGCTGGAGAAGCTCGGCTATCACAACATCGAAGTGATGTTCGGCGACGGTTTCGATATTCCGCCAGGGGCCGGCGACTTCGACCGCATCATCGTGACGGCGGCGATGGAGAAAATTCCGGACAGCCTGCTGCAGCGGCTGGAGCCCGGTGGCATCCTGATCGCGCCGGTCGGGCCGCATCACGGGACCCAGACGCTGGTCCGCGTCACCAGGACCGACAGCGGTTTCGACAGCAGGGAATTGGTCGATGTGCGCTTCGTGCCGGCGCTGCCGGGAATCGCGCGCGAGCTGTAG
- the surE gene encoding 5'/3'-nucleotidase SurE, whose protein sequence is MRILCTNDDGIHAPGLKVVEEIARALSDDVWIVAPELDQSGVSHSLSLNDPLRLREVGPRHFAVRGTPTDCVIMGSRHILGDKGPDLVLSGVNKGRNVAEDVVYSGTIAGALEGTILGIPSFALSQEFSIETRHAPLWDTALKFGPDILRKVIDAGVPKNTVINVNFPACTPDLVKGIRVTRQGKRNLGFLKVDKRHDGRGNPYFWIGFERAAAMEAPAEGTDLAALAARYVSVTPLRLDRTDEAFSDALTTTLK, encoded by the coding sequence ATGCGAATTCTCTGTACCAATGACGACGGCATCCATGCCCCCGGCCTGAAGGTCGTCGAGGAGATTGCGCGTGCGCTGTCCGACGACGTCTGGATCGTGGCGCCGGAGCTCGATCAATCCGGCGTTTCGCACTCGCTGTCGCTGAACGATCCGCTGCGCCTGCGCGAAGTCGGTCCACGCCACTTCGCGGTGCGGGGCACGCCGACCGATTGCGTGATCATGGGATCGCGCCACATCCTCGGCGACAAGGGACCCGATCTCGTGCTGTCGGGCGTCAACAAGGGCCGCAACGTCGCCGAGGACGTGGTCTATTCGGGCACCATCGCCGGCGCGCTGGAAGGCACCATCCTCGGAATTCCGTCGTTTGCGCTGAGCCAGGAATTTTCCATCGAGACCCGGCACGCGCCGCTGTGGGACACCGCGCTGAAATTCGGTCCGGACATTTTGCGCAAGGTGATCGACGCCGGTGTGCCGAAGAACACCGTGATCAATGTCAATTTTCCGGCTTGCACGCCCGACCTGGTCAAGGGCATCCGGGTGACGCGGCAGGGCAAGCGCAATCTCGGCTTCCTGAAAGTCGACAAGCGCCACGACGGCCGCGGCAATCCGTATTTCTGGATCGGCTTCGAGCGCGCTGCGGCCATGGAAGCGCCGGCCGAAGGCACCGACCTCGCAGCGCTTGCCGCGCGCTATGTCTCGGTAACGCCGCTGCGGCTCGACCGCACCGACGAGGCTTTTTCGGACGCGCTGACGACGACGCTGAAGTGA
- a CDS encoding response regulator yields the protein MMATRPAGCSVFLVEDEVMIRMMVADMLEELGYSVAAEAGEISEALRLTQSTEFDLAILDVNVNGKVITPVAELIKMKGRPFIFATGYGSSGLPPEYRDRPALQKPFQLETLAQMIDSTLKSAAV from the coding sequence ATGATGGCGACACGGCCGGCGGGCTGTTCTGTTTTCCTCGTCGAGGACGAGGTCATGATCCGGATGATGGTGGCCGACATGCTCGAAGAGCTCGGCTACAGCGTTGCGGCTGAAGCCGGCGAAATCAGCGAGGCGCTGAGGCTCACGCAATCGACCGAATTCGACCTCGCCATTCTCGACGTCAACGTCAACGGCAAGGTGATCACGCCGGTGGCCGAACTGATCAAGATGAAAGGCCGCCCGTTCATCTTCGCGACCGGTTACGGCTCCTCGGGCCTGCCTCCGGAATATCGCGATCGTCCCGCGTTGCAGAAGCCGTTCCAACTGGAAACGCTGGCCCAAATGATCGACAGCACGCTGAAGAGCGCGGCGGTTTAG
- a CDS encoding peptidoglycan DD-metalloendopeptidase family protein — protein sequence MSRLAELLRSRSAPQFAVLALMSVGFAGCSADMSTRLSQNYSNPFASEPQATGSVPTPAVERRELPQYARPQAQNSQTQYQQQALPPAVAAPHSYPVASSGVSGGGRGLSSYAPPPAHPQLETTGTVAPRSVAAAHPPAAGGTTIIVGTSDTLDLLSKRYNVSTAAILQANGYKGPRALSPGQQLIIPRQTAAVAAPVPAVAPPMSKPVAAASGVHVVNRGDTLMSIARRNHVPVAELARANNLDTSAKLSLGMKLTVPGAKSAAVAPVMQPVAAAPVQPVAAVAAPATKMVAAAVPPQSARLAQATTNVVEEKPVADAPAAVKPSEATGALPTFRWPVRGKVITSYGAKTNGKSNDGINLAVPEGTPVKAAEDGVVAYSGNELKGYGNLVLVRHSNGYVTAYAHASELMVKRGDTIKRGQIIAKSGQSGEVGSPQLHFEIRKGSSPVDPLQFLNGA from the coding sequence ATGTCCCGTCTCGCCGAGTTACTTCGCTCGCGTAGCGCTCCGCAATTTGCGGTGCTGGCGCTGATGTCAGTCGGGTTTGCCGGCTGCAGCGCCGATATGTCGACGCGACTTTCCCAGAATTATTCCAATCCCTTTGCGTCGGAGCCTCAGGCCACCGGTTCGGTGCCGACGCCCGCCGTCGAGCGCCGCGAACTGCCGCAATATGCAAGGCCGCAGGCGCAGAATTCGCAGACGCAGTATCAGCAGCAAGCGCTGCCGCCCGCGGTCGCTGCGCCTCACTCCTATCCGGTCGCATCCAGCGGCGTGTCCGGTGGCGGGCGCGGACTGTCGTCCTACGCGCCGCCGCCCGCCCATCCGCAGCTCGAGACCACCGGCACGGTTGCGCCGCGCTCGGTCGCGGCGGCGCATCCGCCGGCGGCCGGCGGGACTACGATCATCGTCGGCACCAGCGATACGCTCGACCTCTTGTCGAAGCGCTACAATGTCTCGACCGCGGCGATCCTGCAGGCCAATGGATACAAGGGGCCGCGCGCGCTCTCGCCCGGCCAGCAACTCATCATTCCGCGCCAGACCGCGGCCGTTGCCGCGCCTGTGCCGGCCGTCGCGCCGCCGATGAGCAAGCCCGTCGCCGCAGCGTCGGGCGTTCACGTCGTCAATCGCGGCGATACCCTGATGAGCATCGCGCGCCGTAACCATGTCCCGGTGGCGGAGCTGGCCAGGGCCAATAATCTCGACACGTCGGCCAAGCTCAGCCTCGGCATGAAACTCACTGTGCCCGGCGCAAAATCCGCGGCTGTCGCGCCGGTGATGCAGCCGGTTGCTGCTGCGCCGGTTCAGCCGGTCGCTGCCGTTGCCGCTCCCGCCACCAAGATGGTTGCAGCCGCCGTGCCGCCGCAAAGCGCGCGTCTGGCGCAGGCGACCACGAACGTCGTGGAAGAAAAGCCGGTTGCTGATGCGCCGGCCGCGGTCAAGCCGAGCGAAGCCACCGGTGCGTTGCCGACCTTCCGCTGGCCGGTGCGCGGCAAGGTGATCACGAGTTACGGCGCCAAGACCAACGGCAAGTCCAATGACGGTATCAATCTGGCGGTGCCGGAAGGCACGCCAGTGAAGGCGGCCGAAGACGGTGTCGTTGCCTATTCCGGCAACGAACTGAAGGGTTACGGCAATCTGGTTCTGGTTCGGCACTCCAACGGTTACGTCACCGCATATGCCCATGCGAGTGAACTGATGGTGAAGCGCGGGGACACGATCAAGCGCGGTCAGATCATTGCCAAGTCGGGTCAATCGGGTGAGGTGGGGTCGCCGCAACTCCACTTCGAGATCCGCAAGGGATCTTCACCGGTTGACCCGCTTCAATTCCTGAACGGCGCGTAA